The sequence below is a genomic window from Mycobacteroides abscessus ATCC 19977.
GGATACCGGCCTTGATCTCATCGATGCTGAGTTCCTCGCCACCGAGGTACTTCTCCAGCAGCGCCTCATCCGATTCCGCAACGGTCTCAAGCAGCTCGTTGCGGTACTCGGCGGCCTTGTCGGCGAGGTCGGCGGGGATCTCGACGGTCTCGTAGCTCTCGCCGAGCTTGGTCTCGCCACGCCACACCTTGGCGTTCATCTCGACCAGGTCGATGATGCCCTCGAAGTCGTTCTCCGCGCCGATCGGCAGCTGAATGACCAGCGGCTTGGCACCCAACCGATCCTTGATGGTCTGAACGGTGAAGTAGAAGTCGGCGCCCAGCTTGTCCATCTTGTTGACGAAACAGATACGCGGCACGTCGTACTTGTCGGCCTGACGCCACACCTGCTCGGACTGCGGCTCAACGCCCTCTTTACCGTCGAAGACGGCAACGGCACCGTCGAGCACACGCAGGCTGCGCTCCACCTCTACGGTGAAGTCGACGTGCCCGGGGGTGTCGATGATGTTGATCTGGTTGCCGTTCCAGAAGCAGGTGACGGCAGCGGACGTGATCGTGATGCCGCGTTCCTGCTCCTGCTCCATCCAGTCGGTGGTCGAGGCACCGTCGTGGGTTTCACCGATCTTGTAGTTCACACCGGTGTAGTAGAGGATGCGCTCGGTCGTGGTGGTCTTGCCGGCATCGATGTGCGCCATGATGCCGATATTGCGAACCTTGTTCAGGTCGGTAAGCACGTCCTGTGCCACAGAAGTTTCCGCTCTTTCGCTTCGGATGGATTGTCTATAGACGGTCCAGGCCCCGGGTTTTCCGCGGCCCCGGAATCACCAGCGGTAGTGCGCGAACGCCCGGTTGGCCTCGGCCATCTTGTGGGTGTCCTCGCGACGCTTCACCGAGGCGCCCAGACCATTGCTGGCGTCCAGGATCTCGTTGGCGAGACGCTCAACCATGGTCTTCTCACGGCGAGCGCGCGAGAAGGTCACCAGCCAGCGCAGGGCCAAAGTGGTGGAGCGATCGGGGCGGACCTCGACCGGCACCTGGTAGGTGGCACCACCGACGCGGCGGCTACGCACCTCGAGGGCGGGCTTGACGTTGTCCATGGCGCGCTTGAGCGTCACGACCGGATCGGTACCGGTCTTGTCGCGAGCCTGCTCCAGAGCGCCGTACACGATGCGCTCGGCAATGGACTTCTTGCCGTCGAGCAGCACCTTGTTGACCAGCTGTGTTACCAGCTGCGAACCGTACACCGGGTCGTTGACCAGGGGACGTGAGGGCGCGGGTCCCTTACGTGGCATTAGCTCTTCTCCTTCTTGGCGCCGTAGCGGCTGCGAGCCTGCTTGCGGTTCTTGACTCCCTGGGTGTCCAGCGAGCCGCGGATGATCTTGTAGCGCACACCGGGGAGGTCCTTCACACGACCGCCGCGCACGAGCACCATCGAGTGCTCCTGCAGGTTGTGACCCTCACCCGGGATGTAAGCGGTGACCTCCACCGCGCTGGTCAGGCGCACACGGGCCACCTTCCGGAGCGCCGAGTTCGGCTTCTTCGGAGTGGTGGTGTAGACGCGGGTGCAGACGCCACGGCGCTGCGGGCTGCCCTTCAGGGCCGCGGTCTTCACCTTGGCGATCTTGTCCCGGCGACCCTTACGGACCAGCTGGTTGATGGTTGGCATGTACCGGCTTTCTTCTCTAGCTACTACTGGGCTCTAGCACTGTGAGCCCATCTAAAGGCCCTGTTGTCCTGCGTTTTTCGCCCAGTTCGGTATCCCGAGGCCGGGCGTGTCGCACGCACCGCGGCCGCGAAGAAAAACTCCTTCACCCTCTGGGCATGCGAATTGACCTGGCGCCTTATTTGACCCTCACCGGCGCTACCAGCGGTGGCCATTGGCCAGGCACAGCGCCCTACCATACCAGGGCTGATCACAGTGAGACAAACTCGCCTACCAGCGACAAAGCGCTGGTAGGCGGCGGCTCACCAACACCCGAGCAACATGGCTATTTACGTTCGGCCAGACCCGAGGCGAAGCGGTGCACCATCTCCGCGAACGCGGTATCGGGATCCATCTCGATACCGGCCATGAATCCGGTCATCTCCAGCATCACGAAACCGTGCATCGCCGCCCACAGCTCGACACCGGCGTGGAAGGCCGTGTCCTCGTTCAGCCCGTAGACACCGATGGCCTCGGTCGCCGGCTTGGCCAGCTCGCGCGCGTCGATGGTCGGGCGGTTCACGGCATCGAGGAACGGCATCCGCGTCAACGCGGCATATCGGCCGGGATGGTGGTGCGCGTAGCTGCGGTATGCGCCGGCCATCGCCAGAATCGCGTCCTCGCTGCTGCGCCCCGAGCTCACGGTGTGGAGCATGCCGACAATCTCGGCCAGCACCCGGTCGCGGACCTCGTGCCGCAGATCATCGAGGCTGTCCACGTGGTTGTAGAGCGACGGCCCCTTGGTCCCGAGCTCGACGGCCAGCGCGTTGATGGTCAGCGCATCCCAGCCCGCCCGATCCAGGAACGACAGTGCGGCGTTGACGACGGCGTCCCGGTTAAGCCTCGTTGCCCGCGCAGGGGTTCTGCGGTGCGCGGTTGCGGGCTCGGTCGTCACGTGGGGCCGCCTTCGGGGGTGAGTCGTTCTAGTCCAGGACTAACTGATGC
It includes:
- a CDS encoding TetR/AcrR family transcriptional regulator; the encoded protein is MTTEPATAHRRTPARATRLNRDAVVNAALSFLDRAGWDALTINALAVELGTKGPSLYNHVDSLDDLRHEVRDRVLAEIVGMLHTVSSGRSSEDAILAMAGAYRSYAHHHPGRYAALTRMPFLDAVNRPTIDARELAKPATEAIGVYGLNEDTAFHAGVELWAAMHGFVMLEMTGFMAGIEMDPDTAFAEMVHRFASGLAERK
- the rpsL gene encoding 30S ribosomal protein S12, with the translated sequence MPTINQLVRKGRRDKIAKVKTAALKGSPQRRGVCTRVYTTTPKKPNSALRKVARVRLTSAVEVTAYIPGEGHNLQEHSMVLVRGGRVKDLPGVRYKIIRGSLDTQGVKNRKQARSRYGAKKEKS
- the rpsG gene encoding 30S ribosomal protein S7; amino-acid sequence: MPRKGPAPSRPLVNDPVYGSQLVTQLVNKVLLDGKKSIAERIVYGALEQARDKTGTDPVVTLKRAMDNVKPALEVRSRRVGGATYQVPVEVRPDRSTTLALRWLVTFSRARREKTMVERLANEILDASNGLGASVKRREDTHKMAEANRAFAHYRW